The following are encoded in a window of Plectropomus leopardus isolate mb chromosome 23, YSFRI_Pleo_2.0, whole genome shotgun sequence genomic DNA:
- the trip6 gene encoding thyroid receptor-interacting protein 6 isoform X2, translating to MSGPTWLPPRTLDSPERAVPQMSHSAGSAIYRAPNKKGTSDFRPKYGPYDQNGGGGGGGMANRYMATGPTGGPIHHSSSDHYYPPPHGPKEDRTWSPHMDSYELMHRGPEKPASYHSKIDAEIDSLTSMLADLDSHPQDSSAQLYDNVPYNKYLSGDHYKPAHQSAAPPQGRPSMGYPPHPQSQYHPAPPYPSEHQSPQYSTSHQQDYYSSSTPKPYPQPVPASYTTASTPTGPRFSVQVKTAQPVTYSQTGRQAEQAYTPPPPRQHVSRPPPQTQTSPQGWYPPHPGPQAQEMHSEAAYKGGGSGPGGRVNQVPLSKRGMENNQTGSGAAQSPAYQSSKSIATSRPEEELDRLTKKLVYDMNHPPVEDYFGRCARCGDNVVGDGSGCIAMEQVFHVECFTCITCHARLRGQPFYALDKKSYCESCYISTLERCSKCSKPILDRILRAMGKAYHPRCFTCVVCNCCLDGVPFTVDATSQIHCIDDFHRKYAPRCSVCGEPIMPEQGQEETVRIVALDRSFHVNCYVCEECGLLLSSEGEGRGCYPLDGHIILCKSCSARRIQDLSAKISTDC from the exons ATGTCCGGTCCCACCTGGCTTCCACCGAGGACTCTGGACAGCCCTGAGCGAGCCGTCCCCCAGATGTCTCACTCTGCCGGATCAGCCATCTACAGGGCCCCCAACAAGAAGGGGACATCTGACTTTCGGCCAAAATACGGCCCCTATGACCAgaacggaggaggaggaggaggggggatggCCAACAGGTACATGGCTACCGGACCCACAG GTGGGCCAATTCATCATTCGTCAAGCGATCACTACTATCCCCCTCCCCACGGTCCCAAAGAAGACCGCACCTGGAGCCCTCACATGGACAGCTACGAGCTGATG CACCGTGGACCCGAAAAGCCAGCGAGCTATCACTCCAAAATCGATGCAGAGATTGACTCCCTCACCAGTATGCTGGCTGATCTGGACAGCCACCCACAGGACTCCAGCGCACAA CTGTACGACAACGTGCCTTACAACAAGTACCTCTCAGGGGATCACTACAAGCCCGCGCACCAGAGCGCAGCCCCTCCTCAGGGTCGACCATCCATGGGCTACCCCCCTCACCCCCAGAGCCAGTACCACCCGGCGCCGCCGTACCCCAGCGAGCACCAGTCCCCCCAGTACTCCACCTCCCACCAGCAGGACTACTACTCCAGCTCGACCCCCAAGCCCTACCCTCAGCCCGTCCCGGCCTCCTACACCACCGCCTCCACGCCCACCGGGCCACGGTTCAGCGTCCAGGTCAAGACGGCGCAGCCCGTCACCTACTCCCAGACAGGGAGACAAGCTGAGCAGGCGTACACCCCACCCCCTCCTCGCCAGCACGTGTCACGCCCCCCGCCCCAGACTCAGACAAGTCCGCAGGGCTGGTACCCTCCTCATCCCGGCCCACAAGCTCAGGAGATGCACTCTGAGGCGGCCTACAAGGGGGGCGGCTCAGGACCTGGAGGAAGAGTGAACCAGGTCCCGCTGTCCAAGAGAGGGATGGAGAATAATCAAACGGGGTCCGGGGCCGCGCAGAGTCCTGCTTATCAGTCCAGCAAG AGCATAGCGACAAGCAGACCCGAGGAAGAGCTGGATCGACTCACCAAGAAGCTGGTATATGATATGAACCACCCCCCCGTCGAGGACTATTTCG GCCGCTGCGCCCGCTGCGGGGACAACGTGGTCGGCGATGGCAGCGGCTGCATCGCCATGGAGCAGGTGTTCCACGTGGAGTGTTTTACATGCATCACCTGCCACGCCCGTCTCCGGGGGCAACCGTTCTACGCCCTCGACAAGAAGAGTTACTGCGAGAGTTGTTACATT AGTACATTAGAGCGCTGTTCAAAGTGCTCCAAACCCATCCTGGACCGGATCCTGCGGGCCATGGGGAAGGCCTACCACCCTCGCTGCTTCACGTGTGTGGTGTGTAACTGCTGCTTGGACGGGGTGCCCTTCACCGTGGACGCGACCTCTCAGATACACTGCATAGATGACTTTCATAG GAAGTACGCTCCTCGCTGTTCGGTTTGTGGCGAGCCCATCATGCCTGAACAGGGCCAGGAGGAGACGGTGAGGATCGTAGCTCTGGACCGCAGCTTCCACGTTAACTGTTACGTCTGTGAG GAATGTGGTCTCCTGCTGTCCTCTGAAGGGGAGGGTCGAGGCTGTTACCCGCTGGACGGCCACATCATCTTGTGTAAGAGCTGCAGCGCTCGCCGCATCCAGGACCTCTCGGCCAAAATCTCCACTGACTGCTAA
- the trip6 gene encoding thyroid receptor-interacting protein 6 isoform X1, which translates to MSGPTWLPPRTLDSPERAVPQMSHSAGSAIYRAPNKKGTSDFRPKYGPYDQNGGGGGGGMANRYMATGPTGGPIHHSSSDHYYPPPHGPKEDRTWSPHMDSYELMHRGPEKPASYHSKIDAEIDSLTSMLADLDSHPQDSSAQLYDNVPYNKYLSGDHYKPAHQSAAPPQGRPSMGYPPHPQSQYHPAPPYPSEHQSPQYSTSHQQDYYSSSTPKPYPQPVPASYTTASTPTGPRFSVQVKTAQPVTYSQTGRQAEQAYTPPPPRQHVSRPPPQTQTSPQGWYPPHPGPQAQEMHSEAAYKGGGSGPGGRVNQVPLSKRGMENNQTGSGAAQSPAYQSSKQSIATSRPEEELDRLTKKLVYDMNHPPVEDYFGRCARCGDNVVGDGSGCIAMEQVFHVECFTCITCHARLRGQPFYALDKKSYCESCYISTLERCSKCSKPILDRILRAMGKAYHPRCFTCVVCNCCLDGVPFTVDATSQIHCIDDFHRKYAPRCSVCGEPIMPEQGQEETVRIVALDRSFHVNCYVCEECGLLLSSEGEGRGCYPLDGHIILCKSCSARRIQDLSAKISTDC; encoded by the exons ATGTCCGGTCCCACCTGGCTTCCACCGAGGACTCTGGACAGCCCTGAGCGAGCCGTCCCCCAGATGTCTCACTCTGCCGGATCAGCCATCTACAGGGCCCCCAACAAGAAGGGGACATCTGACTTTCGGCCAAAATACGGCCCCTATGACCAgaacggaggaggaggaggaggggggatggCCAACAGGTACATGGCTACCGGACCCACAG GTGGGCCAATTCATCATTCGTCAAGCGATCACTACTATCCCCCTCCCCACGGTCCCAAAGAAGACCGCACCTGGAGCCCTCACATGGACAGCTACGAGCTGATG CACCGTGGACCCGAAAAGCCAGCGAGCTATCACTCCAAAATCGATGCAGAGATTGACTCCCTCACCAGTATGCTGGCTGATCTGGACAGCCACCCACAGGACTCCAGCGCACAA CTGTACGACAACGTGCCTTACAACAAGTACCTCTCAGGGGATCACTACAAGCCCGCGCACCAGAGCGCAGCCCCTCCTCAGGGTCGACCATCCATGGGCTACCCCCCTCACCCCCAGAGCCAGTACCACCCGGCGCCGCCGTACCCCAGCGAGCACCAGTCCCCCCAGTACTCCACCTCCCACCAGCAGGACTACTACTCCAGCTCGACCCCCAAGCCCTACCCTCAGCCCGTCCCGGCCTCCTACACCACCGCCTCCACGCCCACCGGGCCACGGTTCAGCGTCCAGGTCAAGACGGCGCAGCCCGTCACCTACTCCCAGACAGGGAGACAAGCTGAGCAGGCGTACACCCCACCCCCTCCTCGCCAGCACGTGTCACGCCCCCCGCCCCAGACTCAGACAAGTCCGCAGGGCTGGTACCCTCCTCATCCCGGCCCACAAGCTCAGGAGATGCACTCTGAGGCGGCCTACAAGGGGGGCGGCTCAGGACCTGGAGGAAGAGTGAACCAGGTCCCGCTGTCCAAGAGAGGGATGGAGAATAATCAAACGGGGTCCGGGGCCGCGCAGAGTCCTGCTTATCAGTCCAGCAAG CAGAGCATAGCGACAAGCAGACCCGAGGAAGAGCTGGATCGACTCACCAAGAAGCTGGTATATGATATGAACCACCCCCCCGTCGAGGACTATTTCG GCCGCTGCGCCCGCTGCGGGGACAACGTGGTCGGCGATGGCAGCGGCTGCATCGCCATGGAGCAGGTGTTCCACGTGGAGTGTTTTACATGCATCACCTGCCACGCCCGTCTCCGGGGGCAACCGTTCTACGCCCTCGACAAGAAGAGTTACTGCGAGAGTTGTTACATT AGTACATTAGAGCGCTGTTCAAAGTGCTCCAAACCCATCCTGGACCGGATCCTGCGGGCCATGGGGAAGGCCTACCACCCTCGCTGCTTCACGTGTGTGGTGTGTAACTGCTGCTTGGACGGGGTGCCCTTCACCGTGGACGCGACCTCTCAGATACACTGCATAGATGACTTTCATAG GAAGTACGCTCCTCGCTGTTCGGTTTGTGGCGAGCCCATCATGCCTGAACAGGGCCAGGAGGAGACGGTGAGGATCGTAGCTCTGGACCGCAGCTTCCACGTTAACTGTTACGTCTGTGAG GAATGTGGTCTCCTGCTGTCCTCTGAAGGGGAGGGTCGAGGCTGTTACCCGCTGGACGGCCACATCATCTTGTGTAAGAGCTGCAGCGCTCGCCGCATCCAGGACCTCTCGGCCAAAATCTCCACTGACTGCTAA
- the sst5 gene encoding LOW QUALITY PROTEIN: somatostatin-1A (The sequence of the model RefSeq protein was modified relative to this genomic sequence to represent the inferred CDS: inserted 1 base in 1 codon; deleted 2 bases in 1 codon): MFRSQLLLLGFWSSVLLVQVGGAPRRDVLTLRADLTDDRALSQLLMLKFVSELTEARGDEMLPELEEEEEEEEVREEVMRRHLPLSHRXRKAGCRNFFWKTFTSC, from the exons ATGTTTCGCTCTCAGCTGCTTCTGTTGGGTTTTTGGTCGTCTGTGCTGCTGGTGCAGGTCGGCGGCGCTCCGCGCAGAGACGTGCTGACTCTGAGAGCGGACCTGACCGACGACAGG GCTCTCTCACAGCTGCTGATGCTGAAGTTTGTGTCTGAACTGACGGAGGCGAGAGGAGACGAGATGCTGccggagctg gaggaggaggaggaggaggaggaggtccgAGAGGAGGTGATGCGGCGACATCTCCCCCTCTCACACA GACGCAAGGCGGGCTGCCGCAACTTCTTCTGGAAAACGTTCACCTCGTGTTAA
- the LOC121962223 gene encoding butyrophilin-like protein 9 has product MNPDPEFKIFHTAYRSISLFGCFCIRIFPLFLLAALMSCCAGKFRGKVSEGSAPVKIQVFVGQTVLLPCSSPYSDDDPTVEWSHQGVNVKMAFVYRHGCETFQEKHFAFYHRTNLILNKVHEGNFSMWLSNTKLSDAGKFVCKHVPRVVATVELFVVAISEPKLSVVSAAGDEVTLQCEASCWFPEPEITFLGIQGDISDANTQTDPSTGCFTATRKVTVQTAERVTCRVHQPKINEMRLAEIIIPDKCIRRKEREETSCTTLTAIIVVLIIVIIGLCALIIFLYKTGYNFKKSPKMQPPQSPMCSNAEGHNLGNQADFSVIVPTEHPSISELESTLQVKDETIHQLTEQLKDLRAQQIPVVCQLCQTTFNESPKSSTDVSEPANPSSDPFLHNKNPKPAPSDDSNRPQFSTSPQKRAVSFQTIQKSSRNHSSPTRLPKGGASSAPPSEETQVVRSMSGSMSRPRSNKPQRRHTTIASCDNRYTVRQTSFEDSEPLL; this is encoded by the exons ATGAATCCGGATCCtgaatttaagatttttcaCACCGCTTATAGATCGATAAGtttgtttggatgtttttgcatcagGATTTTTCCACTTTTCCTGCTCGCTGCCCTGATGTCTTGTTGCGCAGGTAAATTCAGAG GAAAAGTGTCAGAGGGCTCTGCACCAGTGAAGATCCAGGTCTTTGTTGGTCAAACGGTCCTGCTGCCCTGCAGCAGCCCTTACAGCGATGATGACCCAACAGTAGAGTGGTCCCACCAAGGTGTGAATGTAAAGATGGCCTTCGTGTACCGGCACGGCTGCGAGACCTTCCAGGAGAAGCATTTTGCCTTCTACCACAGGACGAACCTCATCTTGAATAAAGTGCACGAGGGAAACTTTTCGATGTGGCTCTCCAACACGAAGCTGTCTGATGCAGGAAAATTCGTATGCAAGCACGTGCCCCGAGTCGTCGCAACGGTCGAGCTTTTTGTTG ttGCCATTTCGGAGCCAAAACTCTCCGTGGTTTCAGCTGCAGGTGATGAAGTGACTCTGCAGTGTGAAGCGAGCTGCTGGTTTCCGGAGCCTGAGATAACATTTTTGGGCATTCAGGGAGACATCAGTGATGCAAACACTCAGACTGATCCGAGTACGGGCTGTTTTACAGCCACAAGGAAAGTGACTGTGCAGACTGCCGAAAG GGTAACCTGCAGAGTTCACCAACCTAAAATAAACGAGATGAGGCTCGCAGAGATTATTATACCAG ATAAGTGCAtcaggaggaaagagagagaggaaacatcCTGCACTACACTCACCGCCATCATTGTTGTGTTAATCATTGTTATAATTGGATTATGCGCATTAATTATCTTCTTATACAAGACAGGCTACAACTTCA AAAAGAGTCCTAAAATGCAGCCACCACAAAGTCCAATGTGCAGCAATGCTGAAGGTCACAACCTGGGAAATCAGGCTGATTTTTCTGTAATTGTCCCCACTGAGCATCCGAGTATCAGTGAACTGGAGTCGACTCTTCAGGTCAAAGACGAGACCATCCACCAGCTAACTGAACAACTAAAGGACCTCCGAGCTCAGCAGATTCCTGTTGTGTGCCAGCTTTGCCAAACTACATTTAACGAAAGTCCTAAATCCTCAACAGACGTCTCAGAACCAGCGAACCCATCCTCAGATCCATTTCTACACAACAAAAATCCCAAACCAGCGCCCTCAGATGACAGCAACCGTCCACAATTCTCAACTTCTCCTCAGAAACGCGCCGTCTCGTTTCAAACCATCCAAAAAAGCAGCCGCAACCACAGCAGTCCTACACGTTTGCCAAAGGGTGGCGCTTCCTCAGCCCCCCCTTCAGAGGAAACGCAGGTGGTCCGTTCGATGAGCGGGTCCATGTCTCGACCTCGTTCAAACAAGCCTCAACGCAGACACACCACCATAGCCTCATGTGATAACCGCTACACTGTTCGGCAAACTAGTTTTGAAGATTCGGAGCCGTTGCTGTAA